In Procambarus clarkii isolate CNS0578487 chromosome 30, FALCON_Pclarkii_2.0, whole genome shotgun sequence, the DNA window acgccttaatccgttcgaccatcacgaccggacaaaaggaagtgatagccgaagctatttgaaccacttccccgccggcactcggatggtaatcttgggcatagcattttatcaaatcacctcattctttggagcacacgtgaggaacacaaatgtgaacaagcctgaatggtccccagaactatatgcgactgaaaactcacaccccagaagtgactcgaacccatactcccaggagcaacgcaactggtaactacaggatgccttaatccgcttgaccatcacgaccggacaaaaggaagtgatcatCTTAACCTATtatcttatatacctgcatttgggtgaggtgatatgttacaacagttttggatgaggtgaaaacaaactttcaacacaagacagaacacgaaataatgggtataaattgggtaaattaaagggaagaatggaagtaactgcaaagggcctattggcccatatttcttgatgcttctatattggtgcggagtcttgaagtgggtagaatatagttgtgcattaattggctgttggttgctggtgttgacttcttgatgtgtagtgcctcgcagatgtcaagtcgcctgctatcgctgtatctatcgatgatttctgtgttttttgttaagacttctctggtgatggtctggttgtgggaagagattatatgttccttaatggagccctgttgcctatgcatcgttaatcgcctggaaagagatgttgttgtcttgcctatatactgagttctttgaggcttacagtccccaagtgggcatttgaaggcatagacgacatggtCTCTTTtacagcgttctgctttgtgtctggagagtttctcatgagtagattggccgttttttttggttttatagtaaatcgtcaattgtatcttctagaAGAAGAAGattactagaaataaaaatgaattttggagaattgatttttcaattaccatcgacagtgaaaagaaacataagaaatattgagaaaattcgtgttagaattattaatcttactttttcggtcatatttaataatatatgtttacaagaaagactgctaccaaaatatactaatatatatatatatatatatatatatatatatatatatatatatatatatatatatatatatatatatatatatgtatatatatatagggagggtGAAGACAGGTGAAGAGAGTGTGTGTAATCAGGGGGAAAGGAAAATAGGGGAATGAGCTGGAAGGAACAGGGAGTGAATGTTGAAGCAAATAGGGATTGTTAGTGGCGAGAGTTGGGTATCGTGTGTTGGGGGTGATGGGAAGGGTGTAttcggggagatggggagggtgtattgggggtgatggggaggatgtgtgggtgggagggaatACAATAGGAGGAGTAACCGGCTGCGCCCGGGTCCCCAcatcccctctttctctcccaatcttttccctccctctctcatctctctttacCTCTCCATCCCGTTTCTTTCCATCTTCCAGGTACTGCTTTCACCACCTTCTATCCTAACATTTAATATGCTACATGAGTCAGACTGAGGAGGGATTTTTTAGTTAAAGTGCTTAGAAGTTAGTAGCATTAGCATTTCCCGCGAAGGGAAGCCATGGGGCTCCACCACGACCATCCTATGTACTACCCATAACCCAGACCATTTACCTTGCAAAGTTTTGTAAGGCTAGCCTTAGGCATCTGGTCGCCTGTGTTGAacaaaacgaatatattttccaGCTAAAGCCGACCCACTGCCGCTGGGGTgtaggtccacacacacacacacagatgacacacccacaaacacaccctacgGGGAAAATATTTTTAAATTAACATATTTTATACCCATGCGTTGTTTAAGGAAAATATCATGTTATTAAAAATATGACcgtaaaattttaaataaattaattagtttaaCATGCCGACAGGTGATGTCTTTTTTCATAGTGAATTGAAATCGTCAATTTTTTAAACTTATCTAAATGTCAGAAGAACAGAAGaccattaatttctaatcaaaaaTTATGATAAATTAATGCCTCTTGTTTGTGGAGGAAAAAGGTCTGTAAAAACTGCcagagaaaataataaaaatattacgacttttagagAGAAATGACAAGCGAGTCACAGAGCCTTCAGAAGGATGGACTGGGATTACATTCATAGTGTAGGGATTACTAGTGTAGGGATTACTAGTGTAGGGATTACTAGTGTAGGGATTACTAGTGTAGGGCTTACTAGTGTAGGGATTACTAGTGTAGGGATTACTAGTGTAGGGATTACTACTGTAGGGATTACTAGTGTAGGGATTACTAGTGTAGGGATTACTGCTGTAGGGATTACTAGTGTAGGGATTACTACTGTAGTGATTACTAGTGCTGAGATTACTAGTGTAGGGATTACTACTGTAGGGATTACTAGTGCTGAGATTACTAGTGTAGGGATTACTAGTGCTGAGATTACTAGTGTTGAGATTACTAGTGTAGGGATTACTAGTGTAGGGATTACTAGTGTAGGGATTACTACTGTAGGGATTACTGCTGTAGGGATTACTACTGTAGGGATTACTGCTGTAGGGATTACTACTGTAGTGATTACTAGTGCTAAGATTACTAGTGTAGGGATTACTACTGTAGGGATTACTAGTGCTGAGATTACTAGTGTAGGGATTACTAGTGCTGAGATTACTAGTGTAGGGATTACTAATGTAGGGTTTACTAGTGCTGAGATTACTAGTGTAGGGATTACTACTGTAGGAATTACTAGTGCTGAGATTACTAGTGTAGGGATTACTAATGTAGGGATTACTAGTGCTGAGATTACTAGTGCTGAGATTACTAGTGTAGGGATTACTGCTGTAGGGATTACTACTATAGGGATTACTGCTGTAGGGATTACTGATGTAGGGATTACTGCTTTAGGAATTACTGCTGTAGGGATTACTGTTGTAGAGATTACTACTGTAGGGATTACTGCTGTAGGGATTACTACTGTAGGGATTACTGCTGTAGGGATTACTGCTGTAGGGATTACTACTGTAGGGATTACTGCTGTAGGGATTACTACTGTAGGGATTACTAGAGCTGAGATTACTAGTGTAGGGATTACTACTGTAGCGATTACTGTTGTAGGGATTACTGCTGTAGCCATTTCTGGTGCTGTGATTACTAGTGTAGGGATTACTAGTGCTGAGATTACTACTGTAGGGATTACTAGTGCTGAGATTACTAGTGTAGGGATTACTAGTGCTGAGATTACTAGTGTAGGGATTACTATTGCTGAGATTACTAGTGTAGGGATTACTAGTGCTGAGATTACTAGTGTAGGGATTACTAGTGCTGAGATTACTAGTGTAGTGATTACTAGTGCTGTGATTACTAGTGTAGGGATTACTAGTGCTGAGATTACTAGTGCTGAGATTACTAGTGCTGAGATTACTAGTGTAGGGATTACTAGTGCTGAGATTACTAGTGTAGGGATTACTAGTGCTGAGATTACTAGTGTAGGGATTACTAGTGCTGAGATTACTTGTGTAGGGATTACTAATGTAGGGATTACTAGTGTAGGAATTACTAGTACTGAGattaccagtactgtgtttaccagTGCTGGGCTTCCTAGTGCAACAATTACTAGTCAGAATCAAAAGCTTATTCGCAACAATTTAAACCAATCATGACAATTCTGGCTGGactgaacaggtgtacagctgcTCTGACTTGCATAATTCTGTATTATAAATGTTAATCCGTGCACGTACTAATTCACGGCCTTCAAGCGATGCTGCCCTTAACTTTGAACTGAAAACTGATGTTCTGGGTCAAGTGAACTTTTGCAACTAGCAGCACAATGGCTACAATCATCTGTATTGCAAGTGCTAGGAGGCTATCGTAGATGAGGCTACAATTACGTGGGTTACCAGTGCTTTACCTACAAGGGCTGGGGCTGTAGATGCTCCTGCTACAAGCAACATGACTGTGGTGGCATTTGCTTGAGCCACCAGTGATGAGACTCCCAGTTTTGTGGCAGCAAGCGCTTGGTATATCAGTCATACTCAAGCAAAAATGAGACCAGGACTTAGCAACAACGGAAGCGGCAGCCATAGTCAGTTACTCCGGGAAAGCAATAACAAATTAACGGACAATCAACACAACAATAATGACTAAAATAACCACAACTTCCTATATAAAGTCTGAATAATATGATGCGGCCGAAGTTGTCGCAGGTTGACATGATACAGTCCATCTCGGGCTGCATCATTTGCTCTGTGTCGGCGTGGAATAGGAAGACTTATGACAGTTTTTCCACCTTTTATGACAGCCCACAGACGGCTATGGGTGCACGGCCCACCGTCAGTCCTGTATCTGACGGGTATTCCATCCTGACAGTCACGGAAGGCATCGGTGAGTACAGCCTAGCATGCCACGCTGAAGAGTGTTGGAGAACACCCAGCCCCGCTTCCCATAGTGCCTCGCTGGGATGGCTTTGGACTAGTCTCCATCGTCCGGTGTTTCGTCATCACCCCATTGTTCAAGTGCTGGACAATCACGAGCTCGTCAGCAACCAAACTTCTCCGTTATGCTCCACAAGTCATCACTGCTGACGGCACCGGAGGGCTTGGTCAGGTCGACCAAGGTCACCAAGAGGTCGCTATCTTGCTCGTTGGCATTCTTCTTGGAGCTGGCGTGCAGCAGATATCATATCGATAGTTCCGCGTTCTGTGAGGAAGCCGAATTGGCTCTCTGGGAGGAGATCCTGCTCAagatgttgagggagggagggttgggaccccttggtgggagaggagggagaagagggaggGGCGGTGATGGAGTGCGCCGTCCATAAAAACTTTTCACAAAAAGCTATTTTTTTCTTGGCCagactcagtgtgtgtgtgtgtgggagtgtgtgtgtgggagtgtgtgtgtgggagtgtgtgtgtgggagtgtgtgtgtgggagtgtgtgtgtgggagtgtgtgtgtgggagtgtgtgtgtgggagtgtgtctgtgggagtgtgtgtgtgtgtgtgtgtgggagtgtgtgtgggagtgtctgtgggagtgtgtgtgtgggagtgtgtctgtgggagtgtgtgtgtgggagtgtgtgtgtgggagtgtgtgtgtgggagtgtgtctgtgggagtgtgtgtgtgggagtgtgtgtgtgggagtgtgtctgtgggagtgtgtgtgtgtgtgtgtgtgggagtgtgtgtgggagtgtctgtgggagtgtgtgtgtgggagtgtgtctgtgggagtgtgtgtgtgggagtgtgtgtgtgggagtgtgtgtgtgggaatgtgtgtgtgggagtgtgtgtgtgggagtgtgtgtgtgggagtgtgtgtgtgggagtgtgtgtgtgggagtgtgtgtgtgggagtgtgtgtgtgggaatgtgtgtgtgggagtgtgtgtgtgtgggagtgtgtgtgtgggagtgtgtgtgtgggagtgtgtctgtgggagtgtgtgtgtgtgggaatgtgtgtgtgggagtgtgtgtgtgggagtgtgtctgtgggagtgtgtgtgtgggagtgtgtgtgtgggaatgtgtgtgtgggagtgtgtgtgtgggagtgtgtctgtgggagtgtgtctgtgggagtgtgtgtgtgggtgtgtgtctgtgggagtgtgtgtgtgggaatgtgtgtgtgggagtgtgtgtgtgggaatgtgtgtgtgggagtgtgtgtgtgggagtgtgtctgtgggagtgtgtgtgtgggagtgtgtctgtgggagtgtgtgtgtgggaatgtgtgtgtgggagtgtgtgtgtgggagtgtgtctgtgggagtgtgtgtgtgggagtgtgtctgtgggagtgtgtgtgtgggaatgtgtgtgtgggagtgtgtgtgtgggagtgtgtctgtgggagtgtgtgtgtgggagtgtgtctgtgggagtgtgtgtgtgggaatgtgtgtgtgggagtgtgtgtgggagtgtgtctgtgggagtgtgtgtgtgggagtgtgtctgtgggagtgtgtctgtgggagtgtgtgtgtgggagtgtgtctgtgggagtgtgtgtgtgtgtgtgtgtgggagtgtgtgtgggagtgtctgtgggagtgtgtgtgtgggagtgtgtgggagtgtgtgggagtgtgtgtgtgtgggagtgtgtgtgtgggagtgtgtctgtgggagtgtgtgtgtgggagtgtgtgtgtgtgtgggagtgtgtgtgtgggagtgtgtgtgtgggagtgtgtctgtgggagtgtgtctgtgggagtgtgtgtgtgggaatgtgtctgtgggagtgtgtgtgtgggagtgtgtgtgtgtgtgggagtgtgtgtgtgggagtgtgtgtgtgtgtgggagtgtgtgtgtgggagtgtgtctgtgggagtgtgtctgtgggagtgtgtgtgtgggaatgtgtctgtgggagtgtgtctgtgggagtgtgtctgtgggagtgtgtgtgtgggagaggaagTAATGCCTCACTAGAGGTGAGGGACACGACTCATGCCTCACTGGAGATGAGGGACACGACTCATGCCTCACTGGAGGTGAGGGACACGACTCATGCCTCACTGGAGGTGAGGGACACGACTCATGCCTCACTGGAGGTGAGGGACACGACTCATGCCTCACTGGAGGTGAGGGACACGACTCATGCCTCACTGGAGGTGAGGGACACGACTCATGCCTCACTGGAGGTGAGGGACACGACTCATGCCTCACTGGAGGTGAGGGACACGACTCATGCCTCACTAGAGGTGAGGGACACGACTCATGCCTCACTAGAGGTGAGGGACACGACTCATGCCTCACTAGAGGTGAGGGACACGACTCATGCCTCACTGGAGGTGAGGGACACGACTCATGCCTCACTAGAGGTGAGGGACATGACTCATGCCTCACTAGAGGTGAGGGACACACCTCATGCCTCACTAGAGGTGAGGGACAAAACTCGTGCCTCACTAGAGGTGAGGAACACGCCTCATGCCTCACTAGAGGTGAGGGACACGCCTCATGCCTCACTAGAGGTGAGGGACACGCCTCATGCCTCACTGGAGGTGAGGGACACGACTCATGCCTCACTGGAGGTGAGGGACACGCCTCATGCCTCACTAGAGGTGAGGGACACGACTCATGCCTCACTAGAGGAGAGGGACACGACTCATTCCTCACTAGAGGTGAGGGACACGACTCATGCCTCACTAGAGGTGAGAAACACGCCTCATACCTCACTAGAGGTGAGGGACACGACTCATGCCTCACTAGAGGTGAGGAACACTCCTCATGCCTCACTAGAGGTGAGGAACACGCCTCATGCCTCACTAGAGGTGAGGGACACGACTCATGCCTCACTAGAGGTGAGGGACACTCCTCATGCCTCACTAGAGGTGAGGGACACTCCTCATGCCTCACTAGAGGTGAGAGACACGACTCATGCCTCACCAGTGCACGCCATGTTATCCTCACCTTAACTATAAAACTCGTCCCAAGTCACCCACGCCAGGCCTACACCTAAACCATTTTTGTTAACTTTTCTTCTTATTTGCAAAATATTTTATGGCGCAGAAAATCGTCTCATTCTAGGAGAGACTAAAGTGTCCCTCGAGGCGCAAAATCTACAGGAACATTTTGGTGTAATTTTTGCTTAAATTTTCTCTCAAAAGTGTTATGAATT includes these proteins:
- the LOC123765662 gene encoding mucin-22-like produces the protein MDWDYIHSVGITSVGITSVGITSVGITSVGLTSVGITSVGITSVGITTVGITSVGITSVGITAVGITSVGITTVVITSAEITSVGITTVGITSAEITSVGITSAEITSVEITSVGITSVGITSVGITTVGITAVGITTVGITAVGITTVVITSAKITSVGITTVGITSAEITSVGITSAEITSVGITNVGFTSAEITSVGITTVGITSAEITSVGITNVGITSAEITSAEITSVGITAVGITTIGITAVGITDVGITALGITAVGITVVEITTVGITAVGITTVGITAVGITAVGITTVGITAVGITTVGITRAEITSVGITTVAITVVGITAVAISGAVITSVGITSAEITTVGITSAEITSVGITSAEITSVGITIAEITSVGITSAEITSVGITSAEITSVVITSAVITSVGITSAEITSAEITSAEITSVGITSAEITSVGITSAEITSVGITSAEITCVGITNVGITSVGITSTEITSTVFTSAGLPSATITSQNQKLIRNNLNQS